A portion of the Gorilla gorilla gorilla isolate KB3781 chromosome X, NHGRI_mGorGor1-v2.1_pri, whole genome shotgun sequence genome contains these proteins:
- the TEX13A gene encoding testis-expressed protein 13A, with protein sequence MALRPEDPSSGFRHGNVVAFINEKMARHTKGPEFYFENISLSWEEVEDKLRAILEDSEVPSEVKEACTWGSLALGVHFAHRQAQLQRHRVRWLHDFAKLHQSAAQALASDLKELREQQETERKEAASRLRMAQTSLVEVQKERDKELVSPRELEQGAGWPGLATAGGVCTEGAAEEEEEAAVAAAGAAGGKGAEEEQRDVEVVAAPVEAMALPVEAGAAPMETQFPHVEARAASMETTEDLERILLQLLGDADQEKYTYWGQKEGDLRSVETATSYFSGSTNPWSRASPEPLPVQLPASYSYSYSSPFSSFSDIPTISPPQATVTAPVPPQLPSDWEAFDTSLWSDGGPHRIDPQEHPRDRRYSEPHQQRRPPVYRRPGDWDCPWCNAVNFSRRDTCFDCGKGIWLQKPH encoded by the exons ATGGCCTTGAGACCTGAGGACCCCAGTAGTGGGTTCCGGCACGGAAACGTGGTGGCCTTCATCAACGAGAAAATGGCCAGGCACACGAAAGGCCCCGAGTTCTACTTCGAGAATATATCCTTATCCTGGGAGGAGGTGGAAGACAAGCTGAGGGCCATACTGGAGGACAGCGAGGTGCCCAGTGAGGTCAAAGAGGCCTGCACCTGGGGCAGCCTGGCCTTGGGCGTGCACTTTGCCCACAGGCAGGCACAGCTACAAAGGCACAGGGTGCGGTGGCTGCACGACTTCGCCAAACTGCACCAATCAGCCGCACAGGCCTTGGCATCAGACCTGAAGGAGCTCAGGGAGCAGCAGGAGACGGAACGCAAGGAGGCGGCCTCCCGGCTAAGAATGGCCCAGACCAGCCTCGTGGAggtgcagaaagagagagacaag GAGCTGGTGTCTCCCCGTGAGTTGGAGCAGGGGGCAGGGTGGCCAGGCCTGGCCACTGCCGGAGGGGTTTGCACAGAAGGAGcagctgaggaggaagaagaggcggCGGTGgctgctgctggtgctgctggAGGAAAAGGAGCAGAAGAAGAGCAGAGGGATGTGGAGGTTGTGGCTGCCCCTGTAGAGGCCATGGCTCTCCCTGTGGAGGCTGGGGCTGCCCCCATGGAGACCCAGTTCCCCCACGTGGAGGCCAGGGCTGCCTCCATGGAGACCACAGAGGATCTGGAGAGAATCCTCCTGCAGCTCCTTGGAGATGCTGATCAGGAAAAGTACACCTATTGGGGGCAGAAGGAGGGAGATCTCAGGTCGGTCGAAACAGCCACATCTTATTTCTCTGGAAGCACGAACCCCTGGTCCAGAGCCTCACCAGAACCTCTTCCTGTCCAGCTCCCTGCCTCATACTCATACTCATACTCAAGccctttttcctccttctcaGACATACCCACTATATCCCCTCCACAAGCAACAGTCACAGCACCAGTTCCGCCTCAGCTGCCTTCCGACTGGGAGGCCTTTGATACTAGCCTGTGGTCTGATGGGGGGCCCCACAGAATAGACCCTCAGGAGCACCCAAGAGACAGGAGATACTCCGAACCTCATCAGCAAAGAAGACCTCCAGTATATCGCAGGCCAGGGGACTGGGACTGCCCTTGGTGTAACGCTGTGAATTTTTCACGGAGGGATACTTGCTTCGACTGTGGGAAGGGAATCTGGCTGCAAAAACCTCATTGA